In one Streptomyces marincola genomic region, the following are encoded:
- a CDS encoding restriction endonuclease translates to MGRRSQGVVGAWAQAQRQQQLRAQAAQRAWSQQQREQERQQRAWERERARTEREQQAAHRRGREASARRRTEELEARVTALTGLLAAGCAAPAFRTEALLRPEAVEPFDPGPLGVPVPVPDPLRYRAQSGGWSFGAGRRAEAEARARYEHDLRAAQAAEAQRQHQLAGYRQQYDRWAHERIAEIRHHNEGVARLRDRLARGEEEAVEEFFTAALYAAAAWPEDFPRRVEASFDRAAGTLVLDWELPAFAVVPEARSVRYVASADEERETARPAAQRRALYRDVLAQSMLLVLRDLFAADASRALNSVVLNGFVDDHDPATGRRAELVLAAVTVPRATFDGLDLARVNAVDCLVDGLGGRLSARPDQYAAVAPGPRPADVGQGGTALGDDVPDLLAMDPVAFEHLIAELFRARGMRAVTTQRSNDGGVDVEALDPDPVSGGRIIVQAKRYRATVPPSAVRDLYGTVQAAGANKGILVTTSGFGPGSYAFANGKPLTLIGGPQLLELLDAAGLSGRLGAPGPPAAGPRAQDPAPAPAGAGAEENVLGMAWRGAVALDVCALLCQGGRALSDEHFVFYNNPATPEGTLRSVPASGPDRAALRVAFDALPERADRLVLAAAVDPAAGPEADLSGFTGAHIRLADASGAELDRLDVSDGRPGETALVLGSFRRRAGGDWTFVPGGKGYPGGLADLIADYGIDSE, encoded by the coding sequence ATGGGTCGTCGTTCTCAAGGGGTGGTCGGGGCATGGGCGCAGGCCCAGCGCCAGCAGCAACTGCGGGCGCAGGCGGCGCAGCGGGCCTGGTCGCAGCAGCAGCGTGAGCAGGAACGGCAGCAGCGCGCCTGGGAGCGCGAACGCGCCCGCACCGAACGGGAGCAGCAGGCCGCCCACCGGCGCGGGCGCGAGGCGAGCGCGCGCCGGCGCACGGAAGAACTGGAGGCGCGCGTCACCGCGTTGACCGGCCTGCTGGCGGCCGGCTGCGCCGCGCCCGCGTTCCGCACCGAGGCGCTGCTGAGGCCCGAGGCGGTCGAGCCGTTCGACCCCGGCCCGCTCGGCGTGCCGGTGCCGGTGCCCGACCCGTTGCGGTACCGGGCGCAGAGCGGCGGCTGGTCGTTCGGGGCCGGGCGGCGGGCCGAGGCCGAGGCGCGGGCCAGGTACGAGCACGACCTGCGCGCCGCCCAGGCCGCCGAGGCCCAGCGGCAGCACCAACTCGCCGGCTACCGGCAGCAGTACGACCGCTGGGCGCACGAGCGGATCGCGGAGATCCGCCACCACAACGAGGGCGTGGCCCGGCTGCGCGACCGGCTCGCGCGCGGCGAGGAGGAGGCGGTCGAGGAGTTCTTCACGGCCGCCCTGTACGCGGCGGCGGCCTGGCCCGAGGACTTCCCGCGCCGCGTCGAGGCGTCGTTCGACCGGGCCGCGGGAACGCTCGTGCTCGACTGGGAACTGCCCGCGTTCGCCGTCGTCCCCGAGGCCAGGTCGGTGCGGTACGTCGCCTCGGCCGACGAGGAGCGCGAGACCGCGCGACCCGCCGCCCAGCGGCGCGCCCTCTACCGGGACGTGCTGGCGCAGAGCATGCTGCTGGTGCTGCGCGACCTGTTCGCCGCCGACGCCTCGCGCGCGCTGAACTCCGTGGTGCTCAACGGGTTCGTCGACGACCACGACCCGGCCACCGGGCGGCGCGCGGAACTGGTCCTGGCCGCCGTGACCGTCCCGCGCGCGACGTTCGACGGACTCGACCTCGCGCGCGTGAACGCCGTCGACTGCCTCGTGGACGGCCTCGGCGGCCGGCTGTCGGCCCGCCCCGACCAGTACGCCGCCGTCGCGCCCGGCCCGCGGCCCGCCGACGTCGGCCAGGGCGGTACCGCGCTCGGCGACGACGTGCCCGACCTGCTCGCCATGGACCCGGTCGCGTTCGAGCACCTGATCGCCGAACTGTTCAGGGCCAGGGGCATGCGCGCCGTCACCACCCAGCGCAGCAACGACGGGGGCGTGGACGTCGAAGCCCTCGACCCCGACCCGGTCAGCGGCGGGCGGATCATCGTCCAGGCCAAGCGCTACCGGGCCACCGTTCCGCCGAGCGCGGTCCGCGACCTGTACGGGACCGTGCAGGCCGCGGGCGCGAACAAGGGCATCCTGGTCACCACGTCCGGCTTCGGGCCCGGCTCGTACGCGTTCGCGAACGGAAAGCCCCTGACGCTCATCGGCGGACCGCAGCTGCTCGAACTGCTCGACGCGGCCGGGCTCTCCGGCCGTCTCGGCGCCCCCGGCCCGCCCGCCGCCGGGCCCCGGGCGCAGGACCCGGCGCCCGCGCCGGCCGGCGCGGGCGCCGAGGAGAACGTCCTCGGCATGGCGTGGCGCGGCGCCGTCGCGCTCGACGTGTGCGCGCTGCTCTGCCAGGGCGGACGCGCCCTCAGCGACGAGCACTTCGTCTTCTACAACAACCCCGCGACGCCGGAGGGTACGCTCCGCTCCGTGCCCGCCTCGGGGCCGGACAGGGCCGCGCTGCGCGTCGCGTTCGACGCCCTGCCGGAACGCGCCGACCGGCTCGTGCTCGCCGCGGCCGTCGACCCGGCCGCCGGCCCCGAGGCCGACCTGTCGGGCTTCACGGGCGCACACATCCGCCTGGCCGACGCCTCGGGTGCGGAACTCGACCGGCTCGACGTCTCGGACGGGCGCCCGGGCGAGACCGCCCTGGTCCTCGGCTCCTTCAGGCGCCGGGCGGGCGGCGACTGGACGTTCGTGCCCGGCGGCAAGGGCTACCCGGGCGGCCTCGCCGACCTCATCGCGGACTACGGCATCGACAGCGAATGA
- a CDS encoding proteophosphoglycan 5, whose product MERVALDLPAPAALRGRWAAWAAVHRAGRAGRGCRAAGPVWHYDDGGGNWLELHHLDGGRAVLVGHDHECSPEPEEGIDLLAGAPEWWAPVLRAAVREYEFVGFLYGFDGAAWSRAPYEVDDGFRAVNLPALTREATHRRIADACRYDPRGGRRDASRPAPSEAAVDALIAADGDVTEELLAAVVGAGDWETAAGAAHARRFLEAHAPV is encoded by the coding sequence ATGGAGCGTGTCGCGCTCGACCTGCCCGCGCCCGCCGCGCTGCGGGGGCGGTGGGCGGCCTGGGCCGCGGTGCACCGCGCCGGGCGCGCGGGGCGCGGCTGCCGCGCGGCGGGGCCGGTGTGGCACTACGACGACGGCGGGGGCAACTGGCTGGAGCTGCACCACCTCGACGGGGGCCGGGCGGTGCTCGTCGGGCACGACCACGAGTGCTCGCCCGAGCCGGAGGAGGGGATCGACCTGCTGGCCGGGGCGCCGGAGTGGTGGGCGCCCGTGCTGCGGGCGGCGGTGAGGGAGTACGAGTTCGTCGGGTTCCTGTACGGGTTCGACGGCGCGGCGTGGTCGCGCGCCCCGTACGAGGTCGACGACGGCTTCCGCGCGGTGAACCTGCCCGCGCTCACCCGGGAGGCCACGCACCGGCGGATCGCGGACGCCTGCCGGTACGACCCGCGCGGCGGGCGGCGGGACGCGTCGCGGCCCGCGCCGTCCGAGGCCGCGGTCGACGCGCTGATCGCCGCGGACGGGGACGTCACCGAGGAGCTGCTGGCCGCGGTCGTCGGCGCGGGCGACTGGGAGACGGCCGCGGGCGCGGCGCACGCCCGGCGGTTCCTGGAGGCTCACGCGCCGGTG